The Verrucomicrobiota bacterium genome window below encodes:
- the gyrA gene encoding DNA gyrase subunit A, with translation MPLHPSEKVEPVNVAEEMSKSFLDYSMSVIISRALPDVRDGLKPSQRRILYAMNDLGVLPNRKHIKCAKIVGETMGNYHPHGDMAIYPTLVHMAQPWAMRETLIEGQGNFGSMDGDPPASMRYTEARLTHLGSVLMEDMDKDTVDFVPNYDETSQEPVVFPAAFPNLLVNGGTGIAVGMATNIPPHNLSEVVEGVCALIDNPDITVAELLQHIKGPDFPTGCTIHGTAGIRQYAELGRGSLKVRGKAVIEETPSGREQILITEIPFNVNRAELIKRIAALIQEKVITDLSDVRDLSDEHTRIELELKRDANARVVLNNLYKYTPMESSFAVNMLAIDHGRPKLLSLKEALQCYVEHRRDVILRRTRYLLRHAEQRAETLEAYLIALANLDDFIEIIRSSASREEAKVKLLAYEFSRTQVEQIGIRIRSEARLVDGLYLFSPLQADQILELRLYQLTGLEREKIIGEYGDLLAKIDDLLDILQRADRVMAIIKDELRRIQQKYGSERVTQIIPDEGEIAIEDLIVNEGCIITITHGGYIKRTAVSEFRSQRRGGRGVIGMGTRDAQMEGEQGDFVEHLFSASTHDSLMFFTQSGRCYVEKVYEIPEGSRGSKGRAIANLLELRADEKIAATLRIEAKGENGDTERATWDPGLHVMFATRKGIVKKTNLADFANVRKGGIIAIQVEEGDELIDALLTDGSNEVVLITKHGMSIRFHEEDARDMGRNAVGVWGIRPDEDDEVVGIAKAVQDATLLVAGANGIGKRTGFDEYRRQSRGGKGIITMKTGDRTGDVIGALTVHDDDEIMLITTGGQMVRIGVGEIREAGRNTMGVKLINLIEGERLQDIAPVVSQKDEEAAAAADEADAGA, from the coding sequence ATGCCTTTACACCCTAGCGAAAAGGTCGAGCCGGTAAACGTGGCCGAGGAGATGTCGAAGTCGTTCCTCGACTACTCGATGTCGGTCATCATCTCGCGGGCCTTGCCTGACGTCCGCGACGGCTTAAAACCGTCCCAGCGGCGCATCCTGTACGCCATGAACGATCTCGGGGTGCTCCCGAATCGAAAGCACATCAAGTGCGCCAAGATCGTCGGCGAAACGATGGGTAACTACCATCCGCACGGCGACATGGCCATTTACCCGACCCTGGTGCACATGGCCCAACCCTGGGCCATGCGCGAGACCCTGATTGAAGGCCAGGGCAATTTCGGCTCCATGGACGGTGACCCGCCGGCGTCGATGCGGTACACCGAAGCCCGTTTGACCCACCTTGGCTCCGTCCTCATGGAGGACATGGACAAGGACACCGTCGATTTCGTACCCAATTACGACGAAACCAGCCAGGAACCGGTGGTATTTCCGGCCGCGTTTCCGAACCTGCTCGTAAATGGCGGCACCGGGATCGCGGTGGGAATGGCGACCAACATCCCGCCGCATAACCTGAGCGAGGTGGTTGAGGGCGTCTGCGCGCTGATCGACAACCCGGACATCACGGTTGCAGAACTGCTGCAGCACATCAAAGGCCCCGATTTTCCCACGGGTTGCACCATTCATGGGACCGCCGGTATCCGGCAATACGCCGAACTGGGCCGCGGCAGCCTCAAAGTGCGCGGTAAAGCGGTCATTGAAGAGACCCCAAGCGGCCGCGAACAGATCCTGATTACCGAGATCCCCTTCAACGTCAACCGGGCGGAACTGATCAAACGGATTGCAGCGCTGATCCAGGAGAAGGTGATTACCGACCTCAGTGACGTCCGTGACCTTTCGGACGAGCACACCCGGATCGAACTGGAACTGAAACGGGACGCAAACGCCCGGGTTGTCCTGAACAACCTGTACAAGTACACGCCGATGGAGAGTTCCTTCGCCGTGAACATGCTGGCGATCGATCACGGGCGCCCGAAGCTGCTGTCGTTGAAGGAGGCGCTGCAGTGCTACGTGGAGCACCGGCGCGACGTGATTCTGCGGCGGACCCGTTACCTGCTCAGGCATGCCGAACAGCGCGCGGAAACCCTTGAAGCGTACCTCATCGCGCTGGCCAACCTCGACGATTTCATTGAGATCATCCGGAGCTCGGCCAGCCGGGAGGAAGCCAAAGTCAAGTTGCTGGCCTACGAATTCAGCCGGACGCAAGTCGAACAAATCGGCATCCGTATCCGGAGTGAAGCCCGCCTGGTCGACGGCCTTTACCTTTTCAGCCCGCTTCAAGCCGATCAGATCCTTGAATTGCGCCTTTACCAACTGACGGGACTCGAGCGCGAAAAGATCATCGGCGAGTACGGCGATCTCCTGGCCAAAATCGATGACCTGCTCGACATCCTGCAACGCGCCGACCGGGTAATGGCGATCATCAAGGATGAATTACGCAGGATCCAGCAGAAGTACGGGTCCGAGCGCGTGACGCAGATCATCCCTGACGAGGGCGAAATTGCGATCGAAGACCTTATCGTCAACGAGGGCTGTATCATCACCATCACCCACGGCGGGTATATCAAACGCACCGCCGTCAGCGAGTTCCGTTCGCAGCGGCGCGGCGGCCGGGGTGTGATCGGCATGGGTACCCGGGATGCCCAGATGGAAGGGGAACAAGGTGACTTCGTTGAACACCTGTTCTCAGCCAGCACGCATGATTCGCTCATGTTTTTCACCCAGAGCGGCCGTTGTTACGTCGAAAAGGTGTACGAGATCCCTGAAGGGTCCCGAGGGTCAAAAGGCCGGGCCATCGCCAACCTGCTTGAGTTGCGTGCCGACGAAAAGATCGCGGCGACCCTGCGCATCGAGGCAAAAGGTGAAAACGGCGACACCGAACGGGCGACCTGGGATCCCGGGCTGCACGTCATGTTCGCAACGCGCAAGGGCATCGTCAAAAAGACGAACCTGGCCGATTTTGCCAACGTGCGCAAAGGCGGCATCATCGCTATCCAGGTCGAGGAAGGCGATGAACTGATCGATGCGCTGCTGACCGACGGTTCCAACGAGGTCGTGCTGATCACCAAACACGGCATGAGCATCCGGTTCCACGAGGAAGACGCACGCGATATGGGCCGTAATGCCGTCGGCGTCTGGGGCATCCGGCCGGACGAAGATGATGAGGTGGTCGGTATCGCCAAAGCCGTGCAGGACGCAACCCTGCTGGTGGCGGGCGCCAACGGAATCGGCAAACGGACCGGCTTCGATGAGTACCGCCGGCAGAGCCGGGGCGGCAAAGGCATCATCACGATGAAAACCGGCGACCGGACCGGGGATGTTATCGGCGCCCTTACAGTGCATGATGACGACGAGATCATGCTGATCACCACCGGTGGCCAGATGGTCCGAATCGGCGTCGGCGAAATCCGTGAAGCCGGCCGTAACACCATGGGGGTCAAGCTGATCAACCTGATCGAGGGTGAACGCCTTCAGGATATCGCGCCCGTGGTCAGCCAAAAGGATGAAGAGGCGGCTGCGGCGGCCGATGAGGCCGATGCGGGCGCATAA
- a CDS encoding divalent-cation tolerance protein CutA, with protein sequence MGERVFLLYVTFPDRVTAEAGVRSAVERRLAACGNLVPGVRSIYRWKGAVETADEVLVLFKTTEENLAAVRQCILDAHPYEVPEIVATPIAEGNPAYLEWVRESCRPE encoded by the coding sequence ATGGGCGAGCGCGTCTTTTTGCTTTACGTCACCTTCCCCGACCGAGTGACGGCGGAAGCCGGCGTCCGCTCAGCCGTAGAGCGGCGGCTGGCCGCGTGCGGTAACCTTGTGCCGGGTGTGCGGTCGATCTACCGCTGGAAAGGGGCGGTCGAGACCGCCGACGAAGTCCTCGTGCTTTTCAAGACGACCGAGGAGAATCTTGCGGCCGTCCGGCAGTGCATTCTGGATGCTCACCCCTACGAAGTTCCGGAGATCGTGGCCACGCCGATCGCGGAGGGTAACCCGGCTTACCTGGAGTGGGTCCGGGAAAGCTGCCGCCCCGAGTAG